One genomic segment of Corallococcus silvisoli includes these proteins:
- a CDS encoding ATP-binding protein, producing the protein MSAVDDVLRGGGACGALMRQVDWANTALGPVETWPQSLRTTIGILLASDYPLYLAWGPKYVQLYNDAYRPICGRTKHPSALGQEAAVTWPEVWHMLGPDWERIRQTGEAIFVENLMMPLDRNGFVEECYFTYSHSPVRDESGGVGGIFAALTETTGQVVGTRRLDTLRELGATTTEQATTDEACREALRVIATNPHDVPFALLYRVDDTTGAVHLAGTSGLARGGELAPETLALPEDLPATDLPWPLGPVPRTGAAFLWEKLPGESSTVAAGPWPEGTASAWVQALPRAGHARPAGFLVTGLSPRLALDAKYRGFLELLARGVTTAISGAQAREEERRRAEALAALDRAKTDFFSNVSHEFRTPLALMLGPVEDGLQDALEPLGPRQLERQRTVHRNGLRLLKLVNTLLDFSRIEAGRIHTSEVPTDLATLTGGLASGFRSTVERAGLSLVVDCPPLPHAVSVDPEQWEKIVLNLISNAFKFTHHGGIHVSLRWEGSQVALRVADTGTGIPPEELPRIFDRFHRVEGAHGRSYEGSGIGLALVRELVRQHGGDVHVESVSGQGSTFTVTLPTHEASAPHPSLGTGKAPGPTRASPRTTAAAFLEEASGWLGPETRPEPDTSVPSPTTRRTGGHILFVDDNADMRAYVGRLLAERFEVTVADNGLEALEACQVRVPDLILSDVMMPGLDGFGFIRQLRETPRTQHVPVILLSARAGEEATVEGLRMGATDYLVKPFSARELLARVEGNLAAARARQEQRRAEQEREKLTAVVEQSSDFMGIANPDGHAVYVNEAGQRMVGLDGLEAVRKTQVLDYFQEEDRPFVRDVIMPRLREEGRWEGEFRFRNFRTGATVPVHYNLFTLRDARTGEDIGVATASRDITELHRREAEARERAEFEKQLIGIVSHDLRNPLNAILLSAHALLQRDDLGERATKNAGRIISSAERANRLIRDLLDVTQSRLGGGLPVHRRPMDFHEAARQSLEEVQLAFPERQVVLEQQGDGRGEWDEERLGQVVQNLVTNALRYGDPNAPVRVATREDGADLMLEVHNRGRPIPPDMLPSLFQAMRRGPHEQGRASRGVGLGLYIVQQVARAHGGHVSATSSAEDGTTFTVRLPRVAPPAYDTAP; encoded by the coding sequence ATGAGCGCGGTGGACGACGTCCTTCGGGGCGGAGGCGCCTGTGGCGCCCTGATGCGACAGGTGGACTGGGCGAACACGGCCCTGGGGCCGGTGGAGACGTGGCCCCAGTCACTGCGAACCACCATCGGCATCCTGCTCGCGTCGGACTACCCCCTCTACCTCGCGTGGGGCCCGAAGTACGTCCAGCTCTACAACGACGCGTACCGCCCCATCTGCGGCCGCACCAAGCACCCCTCGGCCCTGGGACAGGAGGCCGCCGTCACCTGGCCGGAGGTCTGGCACATGCTGGGCCCAGACTGGGAGCGCATCCGCCAGACGGGCGAGGCCATCTTCGTCGAGAACTTGATGATGCCGCTCGACCGGAACGGCTTCGTCGAGGAGTGCTACTTCACCTACAGCCACTCGCCCGTGCGCGACGAGTCCGGCGGCGTGGGCGGCATCTTCGCCGCGCTCACCGAAACCACCGGTCAAGTGGTGGGCACCCGGCGGCTCGACACCCTGCGCGAGCTGGGCGCGACCACCACGGAGCAGGCGACCACGGACGAAGCCTGCCGCGAAGCGCTGCGAGTCATCGCCACCAACCCGCACGACGTGCCCTTCGCCCTGCTCTATCGGGTGGATGACACCACCGGCGCGGTCCACCTCGCGGGAACGAGCGGACTCGCCCGGGGCGGCGAGCTGGCCCCGGAGACCCTCGCCCTCCCGGAAGACCTCCCGGCGACGGACCTCCCCTGGCCCCTGGGCCCCGTCCCCCGCACCGGCGCCGCCTTCCTCTGGGAGAAGCTGCCCGGGGAGTCGAGCACCGTGGCCGCGGGGCCGTGGCCAGAGGGGACGGCCTCCGCGTGGGTGCAAGCCCTGCCTCGCGCCGGCCATGCGCGGCCCGCGGGCTTCCTGGTGACGGGCCTGAGCCCCCGGCTGGCGCTCGACGCGAAGTACCGCGGCTTCCTGGAGCTGCTGGCCCGAGGCGTGACGACGGCGATCTCCGGCGCCCAGGCGCGCGAGGAGGAGCGCCGCCGCGCGGAAGCCCTGGCCGCGCTGGACCGCGCGAAGACGGACTTCTTCAGCAATGTGAGCCACGAGTTCCGCACGCCCCTGGCGCTGATGCTGGGGCCCGTGGAGGACGGCCTCCAGGACGCACTGGAGCCGCTGGGGCCCCGTCAGCTCGAACGGCAGCGGACGGTGCACCGCAACGGCCTGCGGCTGCTCAAGCTCGTCAACACACTGCTGGACTTCTCCCGCATCGAAGCGGGCCGCATCCACACGAGCGAGGTGCCCACGGACCTCGCCACGCTCACCGGAGGGCTGGCCAGCGGCTTCCGTTCCACGGTGGAGCGCGCGGGCCTGTCGCTCGTCGTGGACTGTCCCCCGCTGCCACACGCCGTGAGCGTGGACCCGGAGCAGTGGGAGAAGATCGTCCTCAACCTCATCTCCAACGCGTTCAAGTTCACCCACCACGGCGGCATCCACGTGAGCCTGCGGTGGGAGGGCTCCCAGGTGGCGCTGCGCGTGGCGGACACCGGCACGGGCATCCCTCCCGAGGAGCTGCCGCGCATCTTCGACCGCTTCCACCGGGTAGAGGGCGCGCACGGGCGCAGCTACGAGGGCAGCGGCATCGGACTCGCCCTGGTGCGGGAGCTGGTGCGGCAGCACGGAGGCGACGTCCACGTGGAGAGCGTCTCCGGCCAGGGCAGCACCTTCACCGTCACGCTCCCCACCCACGAGGCGTCAGCTCCCCATCCTTCCCTGGGAACCGGGAAGGCGCCCGGGCCGACGCGGGCCTCGCCGAGAACGACCGCGGCGGCGTTCCTGGAGGAAGCCTCCGGATGGCTGGGACCGGAGACCCGCCCCGAACCGGACACGTCCGTCCCCTCGCCCACCACGAGGAGGACGGGCGGCCACATCCTGTTCGTGGATGACAACGCGGACATGCGCGCGTACGTGGGCAGGCTGCTGGCGGAGCGCTTCGAGGTGACGGTCGCGGACAACGGACTGGAGGCGCTGGAGGCGTGCCAGGTCCGCGTGCCGGACCTCATCCTGAGCGACGTGATGATGCCGGGGCTGGATGGCTTCGGGTTCATTCGCCAGCTGCGCGAAACCCCGAGGACCCAACACGTGCCCGTCATCCTCCTGTCGGCGCGCGCCGGGGAGGAAGCCACGGTGGAGGGGCTGCGCATGGGCGCCACCGACTACCTGGTCAAGCCGTTCTCCGCGCGCGAGCTGCTGGCGCGCGTGGAGGGCAACCTCGCCGCGGCGCGGGCCCGGCAGGAGCAACGCCGGGCGGAGCAGGAGCGCGAGAAGCTGACCGCCGTGGTGGAGCAGTCCTCGGACTTCATGGGCATCGCCAACCCGGACGGACACGCGGTGTACGTCAACGAGGCGGGCCAGCGGATGGTGGGACTGGACGGGCTGGAAGCCGTGCGGAAGACGCAGGTGCTCGACTACTTCCAGGAGGAAGACCGGCCCTTCGTGCGCGACGTCATCATGCCGCGCCTGCGCGAGGAGGGACGCTGGGAGGGAGAGTTCCGCTTCCGGAACTTCCGCACCGGCGCCACCGTGCCCGTGCACTACAACCTCTTCACGCTGCGCGACGCCAGGACGGGGGAGGACATCGGCGTCGCCACGGCGAGCCGCGACATCACCGAGCTTCACCGCCGCGAGGCGGAGGCACGGGAGCGCGCGGAGTTCGAAAAGCAGCTCATCGGCATCGTCAGCCACGACCTCCGCAACCCGCTCAACGCCATCCTCCTGTCCGCGCACGCCCTGCTCCAGCGCGACGACCTGGGCGAGCGCGCGACGAAGAACGCGGGCCGCATCATCAGCAGCGCCGAGCGCGCGAACCGCCTCATCCGCGACCTGCTGGACGTGACGCAATCACGGCTGGGCGGAGGGCTCCCCGTGCACCGCAGGCCCATGGACTTCCACGAGGCCGCCCGCCAGTCGCTGGAGGAGGTCCAGCTGGCGTTCCCGGAGCGACAGGTGGTGCTGGAGCAGCAGGGCGACGGCCGAGGCGAATGGGACGAAGAGCGCCTGGGACAGGTGGTGCAGAACCTGGTCACCAACGCCCTCCGCTATGGCGATCCCAACGCCCCGGTCCGCGTGGCCACGAGAGAGGACGGCGCGGACCTGATGCTGGAGGTCCACAACCGGGGCCGCCCCATCCCACCGGACATGCTGCCCAGCCTCTTCCAGGCCATGCGGCGCGGCCCCCACGAACAGGGACGGGCTTCCCGAGGCGTCGGGCTGGGGCTCTACATCGTGCAGCAGGTGGCGCGCGCGCACGGAGGCCACGTGAGCGCGACGTCCAGCGCGGAGGACGGCACGACCTTCACGGTCCGCCTGCCCAGGGTCGCGCCCCCGGCCTACGACACCGCGCCATGA
- a CDS encoding class I SAM-dependent methyltransferase, with translation MSAQALVDAPDRTEADRKLDAGRHPAALIEFVGAKPGMRVAELMAGGGYTTELLARAVGPTGKVYGENPKVVLERFAGKPWQERLARPVNQNMVRLDQELDAQFPPEASNLDVVVSNIIYHDTPWLGVDRAKMNAAVFQALKPGGVYVVLDSSAKPGSGITDGSTLHRIDEQVVRDEVLAAGFQLQEESNAWRNPEDTRDWSSSPSAAGERRGTSDRFALKFVKPQ, from the coding sequence GTGTCGGCGCAGGCACTGGTGGACGCACCGGACCGCACGGAGGCGGACCGCAAGCTGGACGCGGGCCGTCACCCCGCGGCCCTCATTGAATTCGTGGGCGCGAAGCCCGGCATGCGCGTGGCGGAGCTGATGGCGGGCGGTGGCTACACCACGGAGCTGCTGGCGCGCGCGGTGGGGCCCACGGGCAAGGTGTACGGCGAGAACCCGAAGGTGGTGCTGGAGCGGTTCGCGGGGAAGCCGTGGCAGGAGCGGCTGGCGCGGCCGGTGAACCAGAACATGGTGCGCCTGGATCAGGAGCTGGACGCGCAGTTCCCTCCCGAAGCGAGCAACCTGGACGTGGTGGTGAGCAACATCATCTACCACGACACCCCGTGGCTCGGCGTGGACCGGGCGAAGATGAACGCGGCGGTGTTCCAGGCGCTCAAGCCCGGCGGTGTCTACGTCGTCCTCGACTCGAGCGCGAAGCCGGGCTCGGGCATCACGGACGGCTCGACGCTGCACCGCATCGATGAGCAGGTGGTTCGCGACGAGGTGCTGGCCGCAGGCTTCCAGCTCCAGGAGGAGAGCAACGCCTGGCGCAACCCCGAGGACACGCGCGACTGGAGCTCCAGTCCGAGCGCGGCGGGCGAGCGCCGCGGCACCAGCGACCGGTTCGCGCTGAAGTTCGTCAAGCCTCAGTAG
- a CDS encoding YdeI/OmpD-associated family protein translates to MATQTFKAKLEVANDVGGRFVQCPFDGRETYGEARPAVVGTVNGHPFRSRLMVYGGKTYLGFTKQVREAADIQDGMMLKIVLERDTAPREVEVPDDLQRALDAEPALRDVFTKLSFTNRKEIAQALTEAKREETRARRLTQALEKLRARAME, encoded by the coding sequence GTGGCGACCCAGACGTTCAAGGCGAAGCTCGAAGTGGCCAATGACGTGGGAGGCCGCTTCGTCCAATGCCCCTTCGACGGGCGCGAGACCTACGGCGAGGCACGGCCCGCCGTGGTCGGCACGGTCAACGGGCATCCCTTCCGGAGCCGGTTGATGGTCTACGGCGGCAAGACCTACCTGGGCTTCACCAAGCAGGTGCGCGAGGCCGCGGACATCCAGGACGGCATGATGTTGAAGATCGTGCTGGAACGGGACACGGCGCCTCGTGAGGTCGAGGTCCCTGACGACCTCCAGCGCGCGCTCGACGCGGAGCCCGCGCTTCGGGACGTGTTCACGAAGCTCTCCTTCACGAACCGGAAGGAGATCGCGCAGGCGCTCACGGAGGCGAAGCGCGAGGAGACCCGCGCGCGTCGCCTGACCCAGGCCCTGGAGAAGCTGCGCGCCCGCGCGATGGAGTAG
- a CDS encoding zinc-dependent alcohol dehydrogenase family protein, translated as MRRWELDALGRDRLRPRTVEIPEPGPGEVLVKVAAVSLNYRDLRVIESGMGLPLTFPFTPASDLAGVVTAVGSGVTRFEVGTRVISTFSPGRLDGPALGTARVPPYKTLGGAYPGVLAEYVAFPEDWFVKAPATLDAGEASTLPCAGLTAWTALVEYGPVRPGQTVLVQGTGGVALFGLQLARAQGAEVIVTSGSDEKLARAKALGATHVIHRTREDWVEAVYRLTADRGVDHILELAGGANLGRSIEAVALHGTISVIGVFEGFSVTGPSGPLLLKEPTIRGINVGHRRAQEALVRAVDSMGLKPVIDARYPLEALPAALEHLGRGAFGKIVVESP; from the coding sequence ATGAGGCGTTGGGAGCTGGATGCGCTGGGGCGCGACCGGTTGCGACCGCGGACGGTGGAGATTCCGGAACCGGGACCGGGTGAGGTGTTGGTGAAGGTGGCGGCGGTGTCGCTGAACTACCGCGACCTGCGCGTCATCGAATCCGGAATGGGCCTGCCGCTGACCTTCCCCTTCACGCCGGCCTCGGACCTGGCGGGCGTGGTGACGGCCGTGGGCTCTGGGGTGACGCGCTTCGAGGTGGGGACGCGGGTGATCTCCACGTTCTCGCCGGGGCGCCTGGATGGACCGGCCCTGGGGACGGCGCGCGTGCCTCCGTACAAGACGCTGGGCGGTGCATATCCGGGGGTCCTCGCGGAGTACGTCGCGTTTCCGGAGGACTGGTTCGTGAAGGCTCCGGCCACGCTGGACGCGGGCGAGGCCAGCACCTTGCCGTGCGCGGGGCTGACGGCGTGGACCGCGCTCGTCGAATACGGCCCGGTTCGTCCGGGGCAGACGGTGCTGGTGCAGGGCACGGGCGGCGTCGCGTTGTTCGGCTTGCAGTTGGCGCGCGCGCAGGGGGCGGAGGTCATCGTGACGTCGGGGAGCGACGAGAAGCTGGCGCGCGCGAAGGCGCTGGGCGCGACGCACGTCATCCACCGGACGCGTGAGGACTGGGTGGAGGCTGTGTACCGCCTCACCGCGGATCGGGGCGTGGACCACATCCTGGAGCTGGCGGGTGGCGCGAACCTGGGGCGCTCCATCGAAGCGGTGGCGCTGCACGGCACCATCTCCGTGATTGGCGTGTTCGAAGGCTTCTCGGTGACGGGCCCCTCCGGACCGCTCCTGCTGAAGGAGCCGACCATCCGGGGGATCAACGTGGGGCACCGGCGGGCGCAGGAGGCGCTGGTCCGCGCGGTGGACTCCATGGGGCTCAAGCCGGTCATCGACGCGCGCTATCCGTTGGAGGCGCTGCCCGCCGCCCTGGAGCACCTGGGCCGGGGGGCGTTCGGGAAGATCGTGGTGGAGTCCCCCTGA
- a CDS encoding class I SAM-dependent methyltransferase → MSSRPPAESPRRFHSEPLVVVLRHLEAALVSGTASIEVPDPDLGPGRYAGERVEGGLVHRPLRSWCDLAEGLSCRLRTPRGVDATHVRLTFEPLGAEAPWHAGGGERTESPRERYGSASDFARVRKFEDAGFLLPWLDAVGRLALPPGARVLDLGVNRGDELAAFEAVEGVRFVGVDHSASALAEARAAFPDARHAFVQADLNALPADLGRFDAVVSVGTLQSPGVDDHALLRRLVQEHLEPRASLVLGFPNSRFRDGEVVYGARVRNLREPDLSLLVKDLSFYRRYLHQHGFRTYLGGKYDLLLTAVRGPASGPDDDAAS, encoded by the coding sequence ATGTCGTCGCGCCCCCCTGCTGAAAGCCCCCGTCGCTTCCACTCCGAGCCCCTGGTCGTCGTGCTGCGCCACCTGGAGGCGGCGTTGGTGTCGGGCACCGCGTCCATCGAAGTGCCGGATCCGGACCTGGGCCCCGGACGCTATGCAGGAGAGCGCGTGGAGGGTGGGCTCGTGCACCGGCCGCTGCGGAGCTGGTGCGACCTGGCGGAGGGGCTGTCGTGTCGGCTGCGCACGCCACGAGGCGTGGATGCCACGCATGTGAGGCTCACGTTCGAGCCGTTGGGCGCGGAGGCCCCGTGGCACGCCGGAGGAGGGGAGCGGACGGAGTCACCGCGGGAGCGCTATGGCTCCGCGTCCGACTTCGCCCGGGTGCGGAAGTTCGAGGACGCGGGCTTCCTACTGCCGTGGCTGGACGCGGTGGGGCGGCTGGCCTTGCCACCGGGCGCGCGGGTGCTGGACCTGGGCGTCAACCGAGGAGATGAGCTGGCCGCTTTCGAGGCGGTGGAAGGCGTCCGCTTCGTGGGCGTGGACCACAGCGCGAGCGCGCTCGCGGAGGCACGGGCGGCGTTCCCGGACGCACGTCATGCCTTCGTGCAGGCGGACCTGAACGCGCTGCCCGCGGACCTGGGGCGCTTCGACGCGGTGGTGTCGGTGGGCACGCTGCAGAGCCCGGGAGTGGATGATCACGCGCTCTTGCGCAGGCTGGTGCAGGAGCACCTGGAGCCCCGGGCCTCGCTGGTGCTGGGCTTCCCCAACTCACGCTTCCGCGACGGTGAGGTCGTGTACGGCGCGCGCGTGCGCAACCTGCGCGAGCCGGACCTGTCGCTGCTGGTGAAGGACCTGTCGTTCTACCGCCGCTATCTGCACCAGCACGGCTTCCGCACGTACCTGGGAGGCAAGTACGACCTGCTGCTCACGGCGGTGCGGGGACCGGCCTCGGGACCGGACGACGACGCGGCCTCATGA